Proteins encoded by one window of Anopheles maculipalpis chromosome 2RL, idAnoMacuDA_375_x, whole genome shotgun sequence:
- the LOC126559481 gene encoding 28S ribosomal protein S33, mitochondrial, which produces MSKYKELTKLTTTYARRMNYLSNRIFGEVARPTNPQSMKVVKMFSEEPIHQRDYVVNWYPRHVETHLLAMKLREYGLFRDEHQDFKEEMKRLRALRGKAPPKKGEGKRAKK; this is translated from the coding sequence ATGTCCAAGTACAAGGAACTTACCAAGCTGACGACGACGTACGCTCGCCGGATGAACTACCTTTCTAATCGTATCTTCGGTGAGGTGGCCCGCCCAACCAATCCTCAATCGATGAAGGTGGTCAAGATGTTCAGCGAAGAACCGATCCATCAGCGGGATTACGTTGTGAACTGGTATCCGCGGCACGTGGAAACACATCTGCTAGCGATGAAGCTCCGCGAGTACGGACTGTTCCGGGACGAGCACCAGGACTTCAAGGAAGAAATGAAGCGGTTACGGGCGCTGCGCGGTAAAGCACCACCGAAGAAGGGTGAAGGAAAGCGTGCGAAGAAATAG